The Theileria orientalis strain Shintoku DNA, chromosome 2, complete genome genome has a window encoding:
- a CDS encoding ABC transporter — MNQPSMSIKYCNYEPENCFWESEEYSKSYFETKKNKYIKYHDSSGILKYLFFYWVNKWALVLSKKYLEPYKLHPLPVSDQILVWEPVFSKHISDGIIRLESYEQDKARSKDKLKRPYKSILFHALLMTFWKKFLVLTFGLICTNVMTMSIAILVKSLLGLLNDKSISFTRTFFLLLVIILFQVLDGLIMENISFYMYRIIATIHGLFMISVFRHGMCHRRKFANNIEGINSLNVCNEVLHSCSPDSECSKNPLFCQALRYQNKDVNPQMFNFVFNDSYYISMSLEPIKFIIEFVANFIYGIFLISVQMKVNIWVLYVVGVLFVVLIVTVEIVNTILLKFMLHLRDCRISKSNHIIMGLSLVKKVMYDDIATNIITKSRNKELSILFIRISMLFFNLVLYSFCINTSFYIIKHHFVELVRKASVVTDIDTTAFMTTFYIFLRIVTSMFLIPSSVKAIGVAYISFKRADECFRDSSPNFYISDNKYTGSVKTSTNIVPITTQLPKDVVVYYKDATFTWVNTRNDLLNKNYDTYLKNINFELKRGEMVIVTGSQGSGKSNFIKSMLGEMTLVGGSMAIVPLHTSMPIFYASQDIWLQHGTIRSNITFGYKFDEHLYNTVLKAVELEFDISTWDKGDLRVVSDNAHSLSGGQRVRMELARAVYAYMVFHQVNKEYNNSQCSFLMCLDASFHGLDPYVSKTIFNNLFNVKTGLLVKNDLSVVLTSSKQGLQTCLNPSDANQFHNLPIFNVKNKELKFCSNLHDFMKNNKVESEDYKYISTSDGVPYNMSYISNDKLALCSSDDNTREGRTEVTKAIYSKLFNLRSTNQLSDVTLSTYFVFMKPALVTFMIFIVLNVVATILDSVKLVLSTNLSEYITKRINQYKQGELVNLYEIKSRANISYQIVYILIIIIIVTSTISIAMFSISCIKSSRKLHEYVLDSIFKNSAAIIKVKRQISQIITYLSCDTTMIDDGIGMFLSLVLIHLIQMLIHLVTLIWLVPVSLPAVFITLLIIYIFVLKRYVDSSKSIHLVYLESSSRINAGCENAISGSSIYRSFKMESELMTKIIEHSEYKSRTRFMYRSVLTWSAVSFNWIFSVTTLLILIIPILLDRCTDYDMNVGYFGLSLSLCMSITKSYSKFSSNFSLLEMFMCSIRRFECFIPPGDKLKFKKCHNTHEEHVANPVSINLTNEDKTRLLRRRSIEFKDENKKFYALRRLFYHPKLHIMDVNDYLNPDRTGVQLKDVCVYTTPQHNPESMILKHITVPAGKSEIIGIVGRTGAGKTTLLSVLQNISTNRTGQVLLDGKDLNDIPKVVLRQIIGVLPQLPFVFKGWTIRRFLDPRKLFSDDEINQALSKCGLLNFVNELPGSKKLDSVILQDEVASNNAKQNLSNLQVNKSYEKTVNTEYNKHGYVSDMLLSNTQLRTLSLARLVLYKHFFRLIVVDEPPEEDPETASIRKNDLSVPIYDILQKHFSHCTTFVTAHDVNVLKSCTSVWVIHEGCVVKTCKASDVSANESIAAIIEESVKYSK; from the coding sequence ATGAATCAACCTTCCATGAGTATAAAGTATTGTAACTACGAACCGGAAAACTGTTTCTGGGAAAGTGAAGAGTATAGCAAATCGTATTTTGAAACTAAAAAGAACaagtatattaaatatcatGACAGTTCTGGAATTTTAAAGTATCTGTTCTTTTACTGGGTCAACAAATGGGCCCTAGTACTCTCAAAAAAGTACCTAGAGCCGTACAAGCTACACCCGCTGCCTGTGTCAGACCAAATATTAGTCTGGGAACCAGTATTTTCGAAGCATATCAGCGACGGAATAATAAGGCTGGAATCATACGAACAAGATAAGGCGAGATCGAAAGACAAACTCAAAAGGCCGTACAAGTCGATACTGTTTCACGCCCTGCTGATGACATTCTGGAAAAAATTTCTTGTTTTGACGTTTGGCTTGATATGCACAAACGTCATGACGATGAGTATCGCAATCCTGGTCAAGAGCCTACTGGGACTCCTGAACGACAAATCTATCAGCTTCACAAGAACGTTTTTCTTGTTACTAGTCATAATACTGTTTCAAGTATTAGATGGGCTGATAATGGAAAACATATCGTTCTACATGTATAGAATCATCGCAACGATACACGGCTTGTTCATGATAAGCGTGTTTAGGCACGGGATGTGTCACCGGAGGAAGTTTGCAAATAACATAGAAGGCATCAACTCCTTGAATGTGTGCAACGAGGTTCTCCATAGTTGCTCACCGGACTCTGAGTGCTCTAAAAACCCATTGTTCTGCCAGGCATTACGTTATCAAAACAAGGATGTTAACCCACAAATGTTCAATTTCGTCTTTAATGACTCGTACTACATCTCGATGTCCCTGGAGCcgataaaatttataatagaGTTTGTGGCAAACTTCATATACGGGATATTCCTCATATCAGTGCAAATGAAGGTCAATATATGGGTGTTATACGTGGTAGGAGTGCTCTTCGTGGTTCTCATAGTAACAGTCGAGATTGTTAACACAATTCTGCTAAAATTTATGCTACACCTCAGAGATTGTAGGATATCTAAGTCAAACCATATCATAATGGGACTGTCACTGGTAAAAAAGGTTATGTACGACGATATCGCAACAAACATTATTACAAAAAGTAGAAACAAGGAACTctcaattttattcataagGATTTCAATGCTGTTTTTCAACCTGGTGCTGTATTCATTTTGCATTAACACGTCGTTCTACATAATTAAGCACCACTTTGTAGAATTGGTTAGAAAAGCATCTGTAGTCACTGATATAGATACTACAGCATTCATGACCACCTTCTACATATTTCTAAGGATTGTCACCTCCATGTTTTTGATACCGAGCTCAGTAAAGGCAATCGGAGTGGCGTACATATCATTCAAAAGGGCGGATGAATGCTTCAGAGACTCTTCCcctaatttttatatcagtGATAACAAATACACGGGTTCAGTGAAAACATCCACAAACATAGTTCCGATAACAACTCAACTTCCTAAGgatgttgttgtttattataagGATGCCACATTCACATGGGTCAACACACGCAATGACCTGctcaataaaaattatgacacatatttaaaaaatataaactttgAGTTAAAACGTGGCGAGATGGTTATTGTTACAGGTTCTCAAGGTTCTGgcaaatcaaattttatcaaatcaaTGCTTGGTGAGATGACTCTGGTCGGTGGATCTATGGCAATTGTACCACTACACACATCAATGCCCATATTTTATGCTTCACAAGATATTTGGTTACAGCACGGCACCATCAGGTCAAATATCACGTTCGGATATAAGTTTGACGAGCATCTGTACAACACCGTGCTTAAGGCTGTGGAACTTGAATTTGACATATCAACCTGGGATAAGGGTGACCTCAGAGTAGTGTCAGATAATGCCCATTCACTCAGTGGAGGTCAACGTGTAAGAATGGAGTTGGCTCGTGCAGTGTACGCTTATATGGTATTCCATCAGGTAAACAAGGAGTATAACAACAGCCAATGTTCGTTCTTGATGTGTTTGGATGCCTCGTTCCATGGTTTGGACCCATATGTGTCcaaaactatattcaataacctgtttaatgtaaaaaCTGGGCTATTGGTTAAGAATGATTTAAGTGTTGTTTTAACATCGTCGAAACAGGGTCTTCAAACATGTCTGAATCCATCCGATGCCAATCAATTCCATAACTTGCCAATTTTTAACGTTAAAAACAAGGAATTGAAGTTCTGTAGTAACTTGCACGACTTTATGAAGAACAATAAAGTAGAAAGTGAAGattacaaatacatatCGACTAGCGACGGTGTCCCATATAACATGAGTTATATAAGCAATGATAAATTGGCACTATGCTCCTCTGATGATAACACGAGAGAAGGTAGAACGGAAGTAACAAAAGCAATCTACAGCAAGCTGTTCAACCTAAGATCAACCAATCAACTGTCAGACGTAACTTTGAGTACGTATTTCGTGTTCATGAAACCAGCACTGGTTACATTCATGATATTCATAGTCCTAAACGTCGTGGCGACAATTTTGGATAGCGTAAAACTTGTCCTCTCAACGAACCTGTCAGAATACATAACCAAAAGGATAAACCAGTATAAGCAAGGAGAGCTGGTGAATTTGTACGAAATAAAGTCAAGAGCAAACATATCGTATCAAATAGTATACATccttataataataataatcGTAACGTCAACAATATCAATAGCCATGTTCTCAATATCATGCATAAAGTCGTCTAGGAAGCTGCACGAGTACGTACTCGattcaatatttaaaaacagcGCAGCAATAATAAAGGTGAAAAGACAAATAAGTCAAATAATCACGTACCTATCATGCGATACCACAATGATCGACGACGGCATAGGAATGTTTCTGTCATTGGTTTTGATACACCTCATACAAATGCTGATACACCTAGTAACACTGATCTGGCTAGTGCCGGTTTCCCTGCCAGCTGTCTTTATAACGCTGCtcataatatacatttttgtTCTAAAGAGATACGTAGACTCCTCAAAGAGCATACACCTAGTGTATTTAGAATCATCCTCACGAATCAACGCAGGATGCGAAAATGCGATTTCAGGCTCATCGATATACAGAAGCTTTAAAATGGAGTCAGAACTTATGACAAAAATCATAGAGCACTCGGAGTACAAATCTAGAACAAGATTCATGTACAGATCAGTGTTAACATGGTCAGCAGTGTCGTTTAATTGGATATTCTCAGTGACAACACTGTTGATACTTATCATACCAATACTGCTGGACAGATGCACAGATTACGATATGAATGTGGGCTATTTCGGATTGTCTCTGTCGCTGTGCATGAGCATTACGAAATCGTACTCGAaattttcatcaaattttTCATTGCTAGAAATGTTTATGTGCTCCATCAGAAGGTTCGAATGTTTCATACCCCCAGGTGataagttaaaatttaaaaagtgCCATAACACCCATGAAGAACATGTAGCTAACCCGGTTAGTATCAACCTCACTAACGAAGACAAGACCCGCTTATTAAGAAGGAGATCTATTGAATTTAAAgatgaaaacaaaaaattcTATGCTTTGAGAAGACTGTTCTACCATCCTAAACTACACATCATGGATGTCAACGATTACCTAAACCCCGATCGCACAGGTGTCCAGCTAAAAGacgtgtgtgtgtacacaaCACCTCAACACAACCCAGAGAGTATGATTCTAAAGCACATAACAGTGCCAGCTGGTAAATCTGAAATCATTGGTATAGTGGGTAGAACGGGTGCTGGTAAAACGACGCTGTTGTCAGTGTTACAGAACATATCCACTAATAGAACTGGACAAGTACTGTTGGATGGTAAAGATTTGAATGATATCCCCAAGGTTGTCCTTCGACAGATTATAGGTGTGTTGCCACAACTGCCATTTGTGTTCAAGGGTTGGACTATTAGGAGGTTCCTTGATCCGAGAAAGCTGTTTAGTGACGACGAGATCAACCAGGCTTTGAGTAAATGTGGTTTACTCAATTTTGTTAACGAGCTTCCTGGATCTAAGAAGCTGGATAGTGTAATATTACAAGATGAAGTTGCTTCAAATAATGctaaacaaaatttatcaaatctccaagtaaataaatcatatgAAAAGACAGTTAATACAGAATATAATAAGCACGGTTATGTTAGTGATATGTTACTATCCAATACTCAACTAAGAACCCTGTCATTGGCAAGATTGGTATTGTACAAGCACTTCTTTAGGCTTATTGTAGTTGATGAGCCTCCTGAGGAAGATCCCGAAACAGCCAGTATCAGAAAAAATGACCTTTCAGTTCCGatttatgatattttacagaaacATTTTAGTCATTGTACCACGTTTGTCACAGCACATGATGTTAACGTATTAAAATCTTGTACCTCTGTATGGGTGATACATGAGGGGTGTGTAGTAAAAACTTGTAAAGCCAGTGATGTATCAGCAAATGAGTCAATAGCAGCGATCATTGAagaaagtgtaaaatattcaaaataG